One window of Acanthochromis polyacanthus isolate Apoly-LR-REF ecotype Palm Island chromosome 19, KAUST_Apoly_ChrSc, whole genome shotgun sequence genomic DNA carries:
- the zgc:194990 gene encoding butyrophilin subfamily 3 member A1 isoform X2, whose protein sequence is MMKDCLQFLIEPAKKLKIRLKESRKRVKLEKKEPLVESQLFIMELARELNRICQRSNVLGHIWTSEDIWPASVCRDFIVEWAAVLEKKVQTKIIPSDYQYEKPEKKDWKGHLLCMLESGGEYDMGPYKRVIMDWTRDIKSRPQPTVWPGEPVLMMLDDLEFQWKRGRLPSLLPAMELVILAVMNADSPMKEDVTKQWLVKKQRNQRVDAARYIPHSVWNWICDAAEDVTLDSESAHPDLLVSSDEKRMRCGLERRDVQRSQQRFDGWWCAVGQEGYISGRHYWEVDVGERDWRLGVAKASAMRQGFRSLNTDTGYLTLRLERGTDLKALTVPTTPLQQSLVPRKIGVYLDYEQGQLSFYDVEKRSHLFTYNENFTEELYPVFGTVEVVKDLVIRPADVRQLCLCPGPCLWT, encoded by the exons ATGATGAAAGACTGCCTGCAGTTCCTTATTGAACCagccaaaaagctcaaaatcAGACTCAAG GAGTCTCGTAAGAGAGTTAAACTTGAGAAAAAGGAGCCTCTGGTGGAAAGTcagttatttattatggaaCTGGCACGAGAACTCAACAGAATTTGCCAA AGGTCGAACGTCCTTGGTCACATCTGGACCAGTGAGGACATCTGGCCAGCAAGTGTGTGCCGGGATTTCATCGTTGAATGGGCTGCTGTGCTGGAGAAGAAAGTACAG ACAAAGATCATCCCATCTGACTACCAGTATGAGAAGCCAGAGAAGAAGGACTGGAAGGGACACCTCCTCTGCATGCTGGAGTCTGGGGGCGAGTACGACATGGGACCCTACAAAAGGGTCATCATGGATTGGACACGTGACATTAAAAGCCGACCTCAG CCCACTGTGTGGCCAGGGGAGCCAGTGCTCATGATGCTGGACGACCTGGAGTTCCAGTGGAAGAGGGGCCGCCTGCCCAGCCTGCTCCCAGCCATGGAGCTCGTCATACTGGCCGTGATGAATGCTGACAGCCCCATGAAG GAGGACGTGACGAAGCAGTGGCTGGTGAAAAAGCAGAGGAACCAGCGAGTCG ATGCTGCCCGCTACATCCCCCACAGTG TGTGGAACTGGATTTGCGATGCAGCAG AGGACGTCACCCTGGACTCAGAATCTGCCCACCCAGACCTGCTCGTCTCCAGTGATGAAAAGCGTATGAGGTGCGGCCTGGAGCGCCGTGACGTGCAGCGGAGCCAGCAGCGCTTTGATGGCTGGTGGTGTGCTGTGGGTCAGGAGGGCTACATCTCTGGACGCCACTACTGGGAGGTGGACGTGGGGGAGAGGGACTGGAGACTGGGCGTGGCCAAAGCATCTGCAATGAGGCAGGGCTTCCGTTCACTCAACACCGATACAGGCTACCTAACCCTCCGTCTGGAGAGAGGCACAGATCTAAAAGCCCTGACTGTGCCCACTACTCCCTTACAACAGAGCCTGGTTCCCAGGAAAATTGGAGTGTATCTGGACTATGAACAGGGCCAGCTGTCCTTCTATGATGTGGAGAAGCGCTCGCACCTCTTCACCTACAATGAGAACTTCACGGAGGAACTGTATCCAGTGTTTGGGACTGTGGAGGTGGTCAAAGACCTGGTGATCAGGCCTGCAGATGTCAGACAGCTGTGCCTCTGCCCTGGGCCCTGCCTCTGGACCTGA
- the zgc:194990 gene encoding erythroid membrane-associated protein isoform X1 produces MSASVLKLLYYRTTGHRPRSPAASMMKDCLQFLIEPAKKLKIRLKESRKRVKLEKKEPLVESQLFIMELARELNRICQRSNVLGHIWTSEDIWPASVCRDFIVEWAAVLEKKVQTKIIPSDYQYEKPEKKDWKGHLLCMLESGGEYDMGPYKRVIMDWTRDIKSRPQPTVWPGEPVLMMLDDLEFQWKRGRLPSLLPAMELVILAVMNADSPMKEDVTKQWLVKKQRNQRVDAARYIPHSVWNWICDAAEDVTLDSESAHPDLLVSSDEKRMRCGLERRDVQRSQQRFDGWWCAVGQEGYISGRHYWEVDVGERDWRLGVAKASAMRQGFRSLNTDTGYLTLRLERGTDLKALTVPTTPLQQSLVPRKIGVYLDYEQGQLSFYDVEKRSHLFTYNENFTEELYPVFGTVEVVKDLVIRPADVRQLCLCPGPCLWT; encoded by the exons ATGAGTGCCAGCGTATTAAAGCTGCTTTATTATCGTACCACAGGGCATCGGCCTCGCTCTCCAGCTGCCAGCATGATGAAAGACTGCCTGCAGTTCCTTATTGAACCagccaaaaagctcaaaatcAGACTCAAG GAGTCTCGTAAGAGAGTTAAACTTGAGAAAAAGGAGCCTCTGGTGGAAAGTcagttatttattatggaaCTGGCACGAGAACTCAACAGAATTTGCCAA AGGTCGAACGTCCTTGGTCACATCTGGACCAGTGAGGACATCTGGCCAGCAAGTGTGTGCCGGGATTTCATCGTTGAATGGGCTGCTGTGCTGGAGAAGAAAGTACAG ACAAAGATCATCCCATCTGACTACCAGTATGAGAAGCCAGAGAAGAAGGACTGGAAGGGACACCTCCTCTGCATGCTGGAGTCTGGGGGCGAGTACGACATGGGACCCTACAAAAGGGTCATCATGGATTGGACACGTGACATTAAAAGCCGACCTCAG CCCACTGTGTGGCCAGGGGAGCCAGTGCTCATGATGCTGGACGACCTGGAGTTCCAGTGGAAGAGGGGCCGCCTGCCCAGCCTGCTCCCAGCCATGGAGCTCGTCATACTGGCCGTGATGAATGCTGACAGCCCCATGAAG GAGGACGTGACGAAGCAGTGGCTGGTGAAAAAGCAGAGGAACCAGCGAGTCG ATGCTGCCCGCTACATCCCCCACAGTG TGTGGAACTGGATTTGCGATGCAGCAG AGGACGTCACCCTGGACTCAGAATCTGCCCACCCAGACCTGCTCGTCTCCAGTGATGAAAAGCGTATGAGGTGCGGCCTGGAGCGCCGTGACGTGCAGCGGAGCCAGCAGCGCTTTGATGGCTGGTGGTGTGCTGTGGGTCAGGAGGGCTACATCTCTGGACGCCACTACTGGGAGGTGGACGTGGGGGAGAGGGACTGGAGACTGGGCGTGGCCAAAGCATCTGCAATGAGGCAGGGCTTCCGTTCACTCAACACCGATACAGGCTACCTAACCCTCCGTCTGGAGAGAGGCACAGATCTAAAAGCCCTGACTGTGCCCACTACTCCCTTACAACAGAGCCTGGTTCCCAGGAAAATTGGAGTGTATCTGGACTATGAACAGGGCCAGCTGTCCTTCTATGATGTGGAGAAGCGCTCGCACCTCTTCACCTACAATGAGAACTTCACGGAGGAACTGTATCCAGTGTTTGGGACTGTGGAGGTGGTCAAAGACCTGGTGATCAGGCCTGCAGATGTCAGACAGCTGTGCCTCTGCCCTGGGCCCTGCCTCTGGACCTGA